The Solibacillus sp. FSL R7-0668 genome includes the window TCACCCATTACGTATTTTCCATATCGGGCGTTTAGACAAAGATTCAGAGGGGTTATTATTATTAACGAATGATGGGGACATCGTAAATGAAATTTTACGTGCCGAAAACCATCACGAAAAAGAATATGTCGTACAGGTCGATAAACCGATTACCGATAAGTTTTTACAGGGGATGCGTAGCGGGGTAGAAATATTAGATACTAAAACCCTACCATGTCGTGTTGAAAAAATATCCTCAAATGTATTTAAAATTATTTTAGAACAAGGCCTAAACCGCCAAATTCGTCGTATGTGCTCGGCCCTTGGCTATTCCGTAAAGCGTCTACAGCGCATTCGTATTATGAATATCCGAATCGGCAATTTAAAAGTCGGGCAATGGCGTGATTTAACAGACAAAGAACGAAATGAACTCTTTACACTACTCAACTATACACCCAAGCAATAAGTAAGGCCTCCTAACTGTAGCTTACTTATTGCTATTAGGAGGACAGACCATGCTTACAATACAGCCAACAGAAAACCTAACAGGACTTACAGTAAGTGGGGACTATTGGGATTTAGACGATATCGTCCAAGCCATCCAGGAAATTGTAGGCGAAAAACATCATTATTTTCAATATGAGGGCGCGCGCAAACGACTATTAAAAGTGGGTGCTAAAATACGTGAAGCCTCAAAAGGGGAACATGAAATTCAAGCGGTCGCAAACGGGATTAGTCGAAACGCCATGAAAAAAACACAGACCATTATTCCTGAGCGGAGTGTCTATTATGCGGTCAATCTCCTGTTACCGGAGATGATCTTTGCCGCACTTGCATTTAATGACTTTATCGCACTTTACAAGGAAACCGTGGATGATTCTGAATGGAGCACAGTCACAACATCCATTCGAAAATTCCAAGCACTTATTTCAGAGGCGATTATGCCCTTTATGTCAGAGGAGCATTATCTATTATTTTTAACAACACTTCATACGAAAGCGCCATTGTTCCATCAGTATGCTACACAGTATGTGGATCTGTTAAATCTAGAATATTTGGCACTCACAAAAGAGGTTCGTAGTGAGCAATTAACATCGTTTGCGTTACGTCTATTAGCAGAAGATGAAGCTTATAAAATACTAATGACTCAGTTATTAGGGGTTACCAGTGTATCGAAACAATCGCTCTATGAAGTCGAGCTTACATTAAAATACCCGAATGATGAGGTCATTATTTGGTGATAACGCGAATAAAAGCGAGCCGAACATAAAAGTTCGACTCGCTTTTTAAAGTTGTTCAATCGGTTGTATAATCCGTTAAACCTATAGACCTCCCAGATAAGCTGCCTTTACTTCGTCACTTTCCTGTAGCTCTTTTGCATCCCCTGACAATACAATTTTGCCTGTCTCCAATACGTATGCGCGATGTGCTACTGATAGCGCCATATTGGCATTTTGCTCAACTAGTAAAACGGTTACGCCTTCCTTATTGACCATTTGGATAATATTAAAAATATTTTTTACCATTAAAGGCGCAAGTCCCATTGACGGCTCATCCAAAATAATGAGCTTTGGTTTGGCCATTAAGGCGCGTCCCATAGCTAGCATTTGCTGCTCGCCGCCCGATAGTGTTCCCGATAGCTGCTTGCGACGCTCTAGTAAGCGAGGAAATAGCTCATACACATGCTCTAAATCCTTTTTAATGCCGTCCTTATCTTTACGTAAATACGCACCAAGCTCTAGATTTTCTTCTACCGTCATATTCGAAAAGACGCGACGCCCTTCCGGAACATGTGAAATACCCGCCTTTACAATCGACTGTGCCGCCTTACCATCAATCGCTGAACCTAAATATTCAATCGAACCACGCTTTGGCTTGAGTAAACCCGAAATCGTTTTTAGCAGCGTACTTTTACCAGCACCATTCGCTCCAATTAGCGTTACAATTTCACCTTCATTTACTTCAAGTGAGATTCCTTTTAAGGCTTGAATATTGCCATAGTATACATCGATGTCATTAATTTTTAGCATATTATTCTGTAACCTCCTCACCTAAATAGGCTTCAATCACTTTTGGATTCGAACGAATTTCCTCAGGTGTACCATCCGCAATTAATTGCCCGTGGTCTAGCACATAAATACGCTCACAAATCCCCATTACTAGGTGCATATCATGCTCGATTAAAAGAATGGTTAAATCAAATTCCTTACGAATAAATGCGATTAACTCCATAAGCTCCCGTGTTTCCTGCGGGTTCATGCCAGCAGCGGGCTCATCTAGTAAAAGTAACTTCGGCTTTGCTGCAAGTGCACGCGCAATTTCTAAGCGACGCTGCATTCCATACGGTAAGTTTTTGGCTAACTCATCACGGTAAACGTCTAAACCAAAGATTTTTAAAAAGGCCAGAGACTCCTCTTCCATTTTCATTTCACCTTTAAAGTGACTTGGCAAACGGAAAATGCTCGACATTAAATTATGCTTTGCTAAGCCATGGTTCGCTACCTTTACATTGTCTAACACCGATAGCTCTTTAAACAGACGGATATTTTGGAATGTACGACTAATCCCTTGACGTGTTACTTTATACGGATCAAGTCCGCCAATTGATTTACCGTCAAATGTAATCGTTCCTTCTGTGGGCGCATAAACACCCGTCAACATATTGAATGTTGTTGTTTTCCCAGCACCATTGGGCCCGATCAGTCCGATTAGCTCGCCGTGATTCATGTGAAGGTCTACATTTTGTACAGCCTTTAATCCACCAAATTGAATGCCTAATTGATCTACTTTAAGAAGTGGACTGCTCATACACGAGTACCTCCTTTTTTACCGAACTTGAAGAATTCTGTAATCTCCTTCGTACCAAGCAACCCCGTTGGACGATACAGCATCACTAAAATTAACACTAACGAGTAAATAATCATACGTGTCTCTGGGAAGCCCTGTAAGTAAGTGGACACGATTGTTAATAAAATGGCAGCGATGACAGAGCCAGAAAGACTTCCTAAACCACCTAATACAACAAAGATTAAAATATCAAATGATTTTAAAAATCCAAATGCAGTAGGCTGAATTAAATAATAATTATGCGCATAAATCGCACCAGCAACCCCTGCAAAGAACGAACCAATCGCAAACGCCACTACCTTGTAATACGTTGTGTTAATCCCCATTGCATCGGCTGCGATCTCGTCTTCACGAATTGAAATACAAGCGCGCCCATGACGTGATTTCGTAAAATTCGCAATCACTAAAATCGTTATGAACGTCCCGAAGAACGCATAAGTCCATGTCGATTGGTGTGTAACCGACATCCCCGCTGCACCACCAACATAATCAATGTTTAAAAATACAATACGAATAATTTCAGCAAATCCTAGTGTTGCAATGGCTAAATAGTCACCCTTCAAACGCAGGGACGGTATTCCGACTAAAAGACCCGCAAGTGCTGCAACAACCGCACCGATTAAAATAGCTGTAATAAACGGTAATCCTAATTTCATCGTACAAATGGCGGAAATGTATGCTCCTACCGCTAAGAA containing:
- a CDS encoding DUF6904 family protein; amino-acid sequence: MLTIQPTENLTGLTVSGDYWDLDDIVQAIQEIVGEKHHYFQYEGARKRLLKVGAKIREASKGEHEIQAVANGISRNAMKKTQTIIPERSVYYAVNLLLPEMIFAALAFNDFIALYKETVDDSEWSTVTTSIRKFQALISEAIMPFMSEEHYLLFLTTLHTKAPLFHQYATQYVDLLNLEYLALTKEVRSEQLTSFALRLLAEDEAYKILMTQLLGVTSVSKQSLYEVELTLKYPNDEVIIW
- a CDS encoding ABC transporter ATP-binding protein, with the translated sequence MLKINDIDVYYGNIQALKGISLEVNEGEIVTLIGANGAGKSTLLKTISGLLKPKRGSIEYLGSAIDGKAAQSIVKAGISHVPEGRRVFSNMTVEENLELGAYLRKDKDGIKKDLEHVYELFPRLLERRKQLSGTLSGGEQQMLAMGRALMAKPKLIILDEPSMGLAPLMVKNIFNIIQMVNKEGVTVLLVEQNANMALSVAHRAYVLETGKIVLSGDAKELQESDEVKAAYLGGL
- a CDS encoding branched-chain amino acid ABC transporter permease, whose amino-acid sequence is MKKSKIFWGYAVLALVIYVVVQLLINNGFVAFYYQNMLIAMCINIMLAVSLHVIIGITGQFSIGHAGFLAVGAYISAICTMKLGLPFITAILIGAVVAALAGLLVGIPSLRLKGDYLAIATLGFAEIIRIVFLNIDYVGGAAGMSVTHQSTWTYAFFGTFITILVIANFTKSRHGRACISIREDEIAADAMGINTTYYKVVAFAIGSFFAGVAGAIYAHNYYLIQPTAFGFLKSFDILIFVVLGGLGSLSGSVIAAILLTIVSTYLQGFPETRMIIYSLVLILVMLYRPTGLLGTKEITEFFKFGKKGGTRV
- the rluF gene encoding 23S rRNA pseudouridine(2604) synthase RluF, coding for MRINKFLAETGIISRRGADKWVEDGRVTINGELATNGSQVETGDSVCVDGKPVQREDQLVYIVLNKPVGITSTTEQHIKGNVVDFVNHPLRIFHIGRLDKDSEGLLLLTNDGDIVNEILRAENHHEKEYVVQVDKPITDKFLQGMRSGVEILDTKTLPCRVEKISSNVFKIILEQGLNRQIRRMCSALGYSVKRLQRIRIMNIRIGNLKVGQWRDLTDKERNELFTLLNYTPKQ
- a CDS encoding ABC transporter ATP-binding protein, whose product is MSSPLLKVDQLGIQFGGLKAVQNVDLHMNHGELIGLIGPNGAGKTTTFNMLTGVYAPTEGTITFDGKSIGGLDPYKVTRQGISRTFQNIRLFKELSVLDNVKVANHGLAKHNLMSSIFRLPSHFKGEMKMEEESLAFLKIFGLDVYRDELAKNLPYGMQRRLEIARALAAKPKLLLLDEPAAGMNPQETRELMELIAFIRKEFDLTILLIEHDMHLVMGICERIYVLDHGQLIADGTPEEIRSNPKVIEAYLGEEVTE